GGAATGGTTGTTGATATTATGTCAGGAATTCTTACTGGATCTGCTTTCGGGCCAAGCATTTCGAAAATGTATGGTGACTACGACCAAAAGCGTAAGTTAGGTCACTTTATCATTACGATCAATCCGTCCATGTTTACAAATATCGAAGATTTCTTAGACTCAATGGATCAAATGATTGATGAAATTCACGAAGTTGAACCAGCAGAAGGCTTTGATAAAGTGTTAGTTCCAGGTGAACCAGAACAGCTTAAGGAAGAAAAAGCGTTAAATGAAGGTGTGTCAATTACTAAATCGGTTTATGAATATTTAGCCAATTAGTCCAGGGAATGAAAGCGGTTAAAAAATAAAGCTCTGTTAAAGTTTAGTCTTTTTTAAGAATGAATTGTTGATGTCGTTATAGTAGTCGAGCGATAGGCGGCGACTCCAGCAGGAAGAGCGCGAGCCGAAAATCACTCAAAACGATTAAAATGAGTTTTGGGAAGTTGAGGCCGTGCCTGCGGAAAGCGTCCGCCGATAGCGAAGATAAAAATAGGCTTTAACAAAGCCAAAAGTATAAAACCTTAACATCCAAGGAGGAACAAACAATGAAAAAATTCAAATGGTTAACAGCAGTTACAGCTCTATCCTTAACTTTAGCAGCATGCGGAGGAGACGACGCAGATACTAATGGAACAGACGGCGATGCAGATTCAGGAGAATCAATTTCTTGGCAAATGGGACATTTAGCAGCTGAAGATCACATTTGGCACCAAACAGCAGAAAAATTTGCTGAGTTAGTCAATGAAAAGACAGAAGGTCAAATTGAAATTGATATTTATCCAAACAACCAACTTGGTGGAGAAACGGATGTATTAAATGACATTCGTGCAGGCAATGTAGAATTATTAATTAGTGGTGAGACAATGCAAAACTGGGCACCGAAAGCGGCATTACTAGGTGTACCATATGCATTTAGAGACTCAGAGCACATGACAAATGTCATTGAAGGTGAGATCGGTCGTGAAATTGAAGAAGAGATCGTTGAAAAGGTTGGTGTGACACCGTTATTTTACATGGAGCGTGCGCCAAGAAACTTAACATCAAATGAACCGATTAATACTCCTGATGACTTAAGCGGATTTAGAATGCGTGTACCAAACGTACCAATTTTCATGGACGCTTGGAATGAAGCTGGTGCCAACCCGCAAGTAATGGACTTTAACGAAGTATTTACTGGCTTACAGCAAGGAGTTATTCATGGCCAAGAAAACCCTGTTGACTTAATTCACAGTGGTGGACTGTACGAAGTTCAAGACTATGTAAACTTAACAGAGCATGTCTATTCTTGGATCTATATGGTTATCGGAAATGAAGCGTTGGAAGGTCTATCTGATGAACTGAGAGAAGCTGTATTAGAAGCTTCAGAAGAAGCACAAGCTTATGGTGCTGATCTGTTTGTTGAAGAAATCGAAAATTACCATAACTTACTTGAAGAATTAGGTATGACATTTAATGATGATGTTGATCAAGATGCATTCCGTGAAGCGATGGAGCCTGCAATTCAAGATTCATTAACTGAAGAACAGTTTGAGCTATTCGAAAGAATTCTAGAAGTAGAATAAATTAGTAATTGAGGCGTATCAACATGAGCGTTGATATGCCTCCTTTAAAAAGGAAGGCGATGATGAATATGAAGCCGCTAAAACTTTTAGATCGAACGTTAGAGACTTTAACAGCCCTTTGTTTTATCGGTATTATTGTCGTTGTAACGATTCAAATCTTAACAAGGTTTTTACCGTTTTCAGCTGTATGGACAGAGGAGTTAACAAGATTTTTATTCATATATGCCGTAGCATTTGGGGCACCAGTTGCCATGAAGCGCCATGAATTTATTAGCATCGATTTCATTTATAACATCATGTCTGAGAGGGTCAGCAAATACTATCAGGCATTTACATCTTTAGTCGTAGTGGCAGCTAGCTTCTTTATTGCC
The Bacillus shivajii DNA segment above includes these coding regions:
- a CDS encoding TRAP transporter substrate-binding protein, with translation MKKFKWLTAVTALSLTLAACGGDDADTNGTDGDADSGESISWQMGHLAAEDHIWHQTAEKFAELVNEKTEGQIEIDIYPNNQLGGETDVLNDIRAGNVELLISGETMQNWAPKAALLGVPYAFRDSEHMTNVIEGEIGREIEEEIVEKVGVTPLFYMERAPRNLTSNEPINTPDDLSGFRMRVPNVPIFMDAWNEAGANPQVMDFNEVFTGLQQGVIHGQENPVDLIHSGGLYEVQDYVNLTEHVYSWIYMVIGNEALEGLSDELREAVLEASEEAQAYGADLFVEEIENYHNLLEELGMTFNDDVDQDAFREAMEPAIQDSLTEEQFELFERILEVE
- a CDS encoding TRAP transporter small permease, with the translated sequence MSVDMPPLKRKAMMNMKPLKLLDRTLETLTALCFIGIIVVVTIQILTRFLPFSAVWTEELTRFLFIYAVAFGAPVAMKRHEFISIDFIYNIMSERVSKYYQAFTSLVVVAASFFIAYHGYTFMQVGQGQTSATMAIDMSWIHASIGLSMLFIGFYAFINAYEFIFSKRKRGEQE